The Mycobacterium paragordonae genome includes a region encoding these proteins:
- a CDS encoding hemolysin family protein: protein MNSIVAVLLAILLIALNAFFVSAEFAMISARRDRLEALAEQGRASAVTVIRAGEQLPAMLAGAQLGVTVASLLLGRIAEPAVASLLQSAFELTGVHPALVHTLAFILALGLVVTLHVLLGEMVPKNIALAGPERTAMLLVPAYLPYVRAARPVIVVYNKCANGILRLLGVEPKDELDITVSTAELSELIAESLSEGLLDKEEHVRLTRALRVRTRVVGDVAVPLAKVHAVSVASAGSGPTIGAVEQALAQTGYSRFPVVDREGNYIGYLHIKDVLALGDNPHTVIGRALVRPLPTIPQALGLPDALSRMRRSNSHLALVTADNGEVVALVALEDLVEDLVGSMRDRAPRE from the coding sequence ATGAACTCGATCGTGGCGGTGCTGCTGGCGATCCTGCTGATCGCCCTGAACGCCTTCTTCGTCAGCGCGGAGTTCGCAATGATCTCGGCCCGCCGCGACCGGCTCGAAGCGCTCGCCGAGCAGGGCCGGGCCAGCGCCGTCACCGTCATCCGCGCCGGCGAACAGCTGCCGGCGATGCTGGCCGGCGCTCAACTGGGCGTGACGGTGGCATCGCTGCTGCTCGGGCGGATCGCCGAGCCGGCGGTCGCCTCGTTGCTGCAGTCGGCGTTCGAGCTGACCGGCGTTCACCCGGCGCTGGTGCACACGCTGGCCTTCATCCTGGCGCTGGGCCTGGTGGTGACGCTGCACGTGCTGCTGGGCGAGATGGTGCCCAAGAACATCGCGCTGGCCGGTCCGGAACGCACCGCGATGTTGCTGGTCCCCGCATATCTGCCCTACGTGCGCGCCGCCCGCCCGGTCATCGTCGTCTACAACAAGTGCGCAAACGGGATACTGCGGTTGCTGGGCGTGGAACCCAAAGACGAACTCGACATCACGGTGTCCACCGCCGAACTGTCCGAGTTGATCGCCGAATCGCTCTCCGAAGGCCTGCTCGACAAGGAGGAGCACGTCCGGCTGACCCGCGCGCTGCGGGTGCGCACCCGGGTGGTCGGCGACGTCGCGGTTCCGCTGGCCAAAGTCCACGCGGTTTCGGTGGCCTCGGCGGGCTCCGGGCCGACGATCGGCGCGGTCGAGCAGGCCCTGGCGCAGACCGGGTACTCCCGCTTCCCGGTGGTGGACCGCGAGGGCAACTACATCGGCTACCTGCACATCAAAGATGTGCTCGCCCTCGGTGATAATCCGCACACGGTGATCGGCCGGGCGCTGGTGCGTCCGCTGCCGACGATTCCGCAGGCGCTGGGGTTGCCCGACGCCCTGTCGCGGATGCGCCGCAGCAACAGCCACCTCGCCCTGGTGACAGCCGACAACGGCGAGGTGGTCGCGCTGGTGGCGCTGGAGGATCTGGTGGAGGACCTCGTCGGCAGCATGCGCGACCGCGCGCCCCGGGAGTGA
- a CDS encoding hemolysin family protein, protein MNHSGTVLSVLAILALTFGTAIFVASEFSLTALDRSAVEANARSGGGRDRLIRRAHRRLSFQLSGAQLGISITTLATGYLTEPLVAALPHPWLDAMGVSDKMADTITTVLALIVVTSVSMVFGELVPKYLGVARPLRTARAVVLPQWLFSVLFTPAIRMTNGAANWIVRRLGIEPAEELRSARTPQELVSLVRTSARRGSLDDVTAALMHRSLQFGTRTAEELMTPRSKIVALQTDDTVVDLVAAVAATGFSRFPVVQGDLDETVGIVHVKQAFQVPAAQRAHTLLRTVVKPVAVVPSTLDGDAVMAQIRANSLQTAMVVDEYGGTAGMVTVEDLIEEIVGDVRDEHDDATPDVVAYGSGWRVSGLLRIDEVETAIGYRAPEGPYETIGGLVLRQLGHIPIAGETVELPALNRNGLPDETIRWQAKVVQLDGRRLDLLELKELPRLSGDER, encoded by the coding sequence ATGAACCACTCCGGCACCGTGCTGAGCGTGCTGGCCATCCTGGCGCTCACCTTCGGCACCGCGATCTTCGTCGCATCCGAGTTCTCCCTGACCGCGCTGGACCGCAGCGCCGTGGAAGCCAACGCACGCAGCGGCGGCGGCCGGGACCGGTTGATCCGCCGGGCCCACCGCAGGCTGTCCTTCCAGCTCTCGGGTGCGCAGCTGGGCATCTCGATCACCACGCTGGCCACCGGTTACCTGACCGAGCCGTTGGTGGCGGCGCTGCCGCATCCGTGGCTGGACGCGATGGGTGTCTCCGACAAGATGGCCGACACCATCACCACGGTGCTGGCGCTGATCGTCGTGACGTCGGTGTCGATGGTGTTCGGCGAGCTGGTGCCCAAATACCTCGGCGTTGCGCGGCCGTTGCGGACCGCCCGTGCCGTCGTACTGCCGCAGTGGTTGTTCTCCGTGCTGTTCACCCCGGCCATCCGGATGACCAACGGGGCGGCGAACTGGATCGTCCGCCGCCTCGGCATCGAACCGGCCGAAGAGCTGCGCTCGGCACGTACGCCCCAGGAACTGGTGTCGCTGGTGCGCACCTCGGCACGTCGCGGGTCGCTGGACGACGTCACCGCGGCGCTGATGCACCGCTCCCTGCAGTTCGGCACGCGTACCGCCGAGGAGCTGATGACCCCCCGCTCAAAGATCGTCGCGCTGCAGACCGACGACACCGTCGTCGACCTGGTGGCCGCCGTCGCCGCCACCGGATTCTCGCGTTTCCCGGTCGTGCAGGGCGACCTGGACGAGACCGTCGGCATCGTGCACGTCAAGCAGGCCTTCCAGGTGCCGGCGGCGCAGCGGGCGCACACCCTGCTGCGGACGGTGGTCAAACCCGTCGCCGTGGTGCCCTCGACGCTCGACGGCGACGCCGTGATGGCTCAGATCCGCGCCAACTCCCTGCAGACCGCGATGGTGGTGGACGAATACGGCGGCACCGCCGGCATGGTCACGGTCGAAGACCTGATCGAGGAAATCGTGGGTGACGTGCGCGATGAGCACGACGACGCGACCCCGGATGTGGTCGCCTACGGCAGTGGCTGGCGGGTGTCGGGGCTGCTGCGCATCGACGAAGTGGAGACCGCTATCGGTTACCGCGCGCCGGAAGGGCCGTACGAGACGATCGGCGGCCTGGTACTGCGCCAGCTGGGTCACATCCCGATAGCCGGCGAGACGGTCGAGCTCCCCGCCCTGAACCGGAACGGCCTGCCCGATGAAACCATCCGCTGGCAGGCCAAGGTGGTGCAGCTGGACGGGCGCCGGCTGGACCTGCTGGAGCTCAAGGAACTCCCCCGATTGTCCGGGGACGAGCGATGA
- a CDS encoding GuaB1 family IMP dehydrogenase-related protein — MKFLDGHRPAFDLTYNDVFIVPNRSDVASRFDVDLSTVDGSGTTIPVVVANMTAVAGKRMAETVARRGGLVIVPQDLPIPAVQQTVEFVKSRDLVLDTPVTLAPDDSVSDAIALIHKRAHGVAVVVFEGRPIGLVRESACVGVDRFTRVRDIAVTDFVTAPAGTEPRKVFDLLEHAPVGVAVLTHTDGTLAGVLTRTAAVRTGIYSPALDSTGRLRVGAAVGINGEVASKAQALAEAGVDVLVIDTAHGHQSKTLEAIKMVASLNLGVPLVAGNVVSAQGTRDLIEAGAGIVKVGVGPGAMCTTRMMTGVGRPQFSAVVECASAARELGGNVWADGGIRHPRDVALALAAGASNVMIGSWFAGTYESPGDLMRDRDNQPYKESYGMASKRAVVARSGAESQFDRARKALFEEGISTSRMGLDPDRGGVEDLIDHITSGVRSTCTYVGAANLEELYERAVVGVQSPAGFAEGHPLPTGW; from the coding sequence ATGAAGTTTCTGGACGGGCACCGCCCGGCATTCGACCTGACCTACAACGACGTGTTCATCGTGCCCAACCGGTCCGACGTCGCGTCGAGGTTCGACGTCGACCTGTCCACGGTTGACGGCTCCGGCACCACCATCCCGGTTGTCGTCGCCAACATGACCGCGGTGGCGGGAAAGCGGATGGCCGAGACGGTGGCCCGTCGCGGCGGGCTCGTGATCGTCCCGCAGGATCTGCCCATCCCGGCCGTGCAGCAGACGGTGGAGTTCGTCAAGAGTCGAGACCTGGTCCTCGACACTCCGGTGACGCTGGCGCCCGACGATTCGGTGTCCGACGCGATCGCGCTGATCCACAAGCGCGCGCACGGGGTTGCGGTGGTGGTCTTCGAAGGCCGCCCCATCGGGCTGGTCCGGGAATCGGCCTGTGTGGGTGTGGACCGCTTCACCCGGGTGCGCGACATCGCCGTCACCGATTTCGTCACCGCGCCGGCGGGCACCGAGCCGCGCAAGGTCTTCGACCTGCTCGAGCATGCGCCGGTCGGCGTGGCGGTGCTGACCCACACCGACGGGACCCTGGCCGGCGTGCTGACGCGCACCGCCGCGGTCCGCACCGGGATCTACAGCCCCGCCCTGGACAGCACGGGCCGGCTGCGGGTCGGCGCCGCCGTCGGCATCAACGGCGAGGTCGCGTCCAAGGCGCAGGCGCTGGCCGAGGCGGGTGTCGACGTCCTGGTCATCGACACCGCGCACGGGCACCAGAGCAAGACGCTGGAGGCGATCAAGATGGTCGCCTCGCTGAACCTGGGCGTGCCGCTGGTGGCCGGAAATGTGGTGTCGGCGCAGGGAACCCGGGACCTCATCGAGGCCGGAGCCGGCATCGTCAAGGTCGGCGTCGGGCCCGGCGCGATGTGCACCACCCGGATGATGACCGGCGTGGGCCGCCCGCAGTTCTCTGCCGTGGTCGAATGTGCTTCTGCAGCAAGGGAACTGGGTGGCAACGTCTGGGCGGACGGCGGCATCCGGCACCCGCGCGATGTGGCGCTGGCGCTGGCCGCCGGTGCGTCGAACGTGATGATCGGGTCGTGGTTCGCCGGCACCTACGAGTCGCCGGGCGACCTGATGCGCGACCGCGACAACCAACCGTACAAAGAGAGCTACGGCATGGCGTCCAAGCGGGCGGTGGTCGCCCGCTCCGGTGCGGAGAGCCAGTTCGACCGCGCCCGCAAGGCGCTGTTCGAGGAAGGCATCTCGACGTCGCGGATGGGTCTGGACCCCGACCGCGGCGGGGTGGAGGACCTCATCGACCACATCACCTCCGGCGTGCGCAGCACCTGCACCTACGTGGGCGCCGCGAACCTGGAAGAGCTGTACGAGCGGGCGGTGGTCGGTGTGCAGTCCCCCGCCGGCTTCGCCGAAGGGCATCCGTTGCCCACCGGCTGGTGA
- the gndA gene encoding NADP-dependent phosphogluconate dehydrogenase produces MSSSDSKTATAQIGVTGLAVMGSNLARNFARHGYTVALHNRSVAKTDALLDEHGSDGNFVRSETIPEFLAALEKPRRVIIMVKAGDPTDAVINELADAMEEGDIIIDGGNALYTDTIRREKAIRERGLHFVGAGISGGEEGALNGPSIMPGGPAESYESLGPLLEEISAHVDGVPCCTHIGPDGAGHFVKMVHNGIEYSDMQLIGEAYQLLRDGLGKSAGEIAEVFDEWNKGDLDSFLVEITAQVLRQTDARTGKPLVDVIVDEAEQKGTGRWTVKSALDLGVPVTGIAEAVFARALSGSVAQRKATTGLASGDLGEKPGDAAQFTEDVRQALYASKIIAYAQGFNQIQAGSAEYDWGVTPGDLATIWRGGCIIRAKFLNRIKEAFDEDPDLPSLIVAPYFRSAIEAAIDSWRRVVVTATQLGIPIPGFSSALSYYDGLRTERLPAALTQGLRDFFGAHTYGRTDEEPGKKFHTLWSGDRSEVPA; encoded by the coding sequence ATGAGTTCGTCGGATTCGAAGACTGCGACCGCACAGATCGGGGTGACCGGGCTGGCCGTGATGGGCTCGAACCTGGCCCGGAACTTCGCCAGGCACGGCTACACGGTGGCGCTGCACAACCGGTCGGTGGCCAAGACGGACGCGCTGCTGGACGAGCACGGCTCCGACGGCAACTTCGTGCGCAGTGAGACGATCCCGGAATTCCTTGCCGCACTGGAAAAGCCGCGGCGGGTGATCATCATGGTCAAGGCCGGCGACCCCACCGATGCCGTCATCAACGAACTCGCCGACGCCATGGAAGAGGGCGACATCATCATCGACGGTGGCAACGCCCTGTACACCGACACGATCCGCCGGGAGAAGGCGATCCGTGAGCGTGGGCTGCACTTCGTCGGCGCCGGCATCTCCGGTGGCGAGGAAGGGGCGCTGAACGGGCCCTCGATCATGCCCGGCGGGCCCGCCGAGTCCTACGAGTCGCTGGGACCGCTGCTCGAGGAGATATCCGCGCACGTCGACGGCGTGCCCTGCTGCACGCACATCGGACCCGACGGGGCCGGCCACTTCGTCAAGATGGTGCACAACGGCATCGAGTACTCCGACATGCAGTTGATCGGCGAGGCCTACCAACTGCTGCGCGACGGGCTGGGTAAGTCGGCGGGTGAGATCGCCGAGGTGTTCGACGAGTGGAACAAGGGCGACCTGGACAGCTTCCTGGTCGAGATCACCGCTCAGGTGCTGCGCCAGACCGACGCCAGGACCGGCAAGCCGCTCGTCGACGTCATCGTCGACGAGGCCGAGCAGAAGGGCACCGGCCGCTGGACGGTGAAGTCGGCGCTGGACCTCGGCGTGCCGGTGACGGGCATCGCCGAGGCCGTGTTCGCGCGGGCGCTCTCGGGTTCGGTGGCCCAGCGCAAGGCGACCACCGGACTGGCCTCCGGCGACCTGGGCGAAAAGCCCGGCGATGCAGCGCAATTCACTGAAGACGTCCGGCAGGCCCTGTACGCGTCGAAGATCATTGCCTACGCCCAGGGCTTCAACCAGATCCAGGCCGGCAGCGCCGAGTACGACTGGGGAGTCACGCCCGGCGACCTGGCGACCATCTGGCGTGGCGGCTGCATCATCCGGGCCAAGTTCCTCAACCGGATCAAAGAGGCATTCGACGAAGACCCCGACCTGCCCTCGCTGATCGTCGCGCCGTACTTCCGCAGTGCGATCGAAGCGGCCATCGACAGCTGGCGGCGCGTGGTGGTGACGGCCACCCAGCTGGGTATCCCGATACCGGGGTTCTCTTCGGCGTTGTCCTATTACGACGGCTTGCGCACCGAACGGCTGCCCGCCGCGCTGACCCAGGGTCTGCGCGATTTCTTCGGCGCGCACACCTACGGGCGCACCGATGAGGAACCCGGCAAGAAGTTCCACACCCTGTGGAGCGGAGACCGAAGCGAAGTTCCTGCCTAG
- a CDS encoding M56 family metallopeptidase has protein sequence MSALAFTILAVLLAGPTPAALARAKWPLRAPRAAMVLWQAVALAAVLSTFSAGIAIASRLLMPGPDGRPTAGIVDAESRLGWPLWAAYVTVFALTVLVGARLVVAVVRVAIANRRRRAHHRMVVDLVGVGHDSALSQPCARTRDLRVLDVEQPLAYCLPGVRSRVVVSEGALSTLADTEVAAILSHERAHLRARHDLVLEAFTAVHAAFPRLVRSANALGAVQLLVELLADDAAVRTVGRTPLARALVACASGRAPSGALAAGGPSTVVRVRRLSGRGNSPLLSAAAYLTAAAVLVVPTVALAVPWLTELHRLVTA, from the coding sequence GTGTCCGCGCTGGCCTTCACCATCCTTGCGGTGCTGCTGGCTGGCCCTACACCGGCAGCATTGGCACGCGCGAAGTGGCCGCTGCGCGCTCCCCGGGCGGCGATGGTGCTCTGGCAGGCGGTTGCACTGGCCGCCGTCCTGTCCACGTTCAGCGCGGGAATCGCCATTGCCAGCCGGCTGTTGATGCCCGGCCCGGACGGGCGGCCCACCGCAGGCATCGTCGATGCCGAGAGTCGCCTCGGGTGGCCGCTGTGGGCGGCTTACGTGACCGTCTTCGCGCTGACCGTGCTGGTCGGGGCGCGCCTGGTGGTGGCCGTGGTGCGGGTGGCCATCGCGAACCGGCGGCGCCGGGCGCACCACCGGATGGTCGTCGACCTGGTCGGGGTGGGACACGATTCCGCGCTGAGCCAGCCGTGCGCGCGGACCCGGGACCTGCGCGTGCTGGACGTCGAGCAGCCACTGGCCTACTGCCTGCCCGGAGTGCGCAGCCGGGTCGTGGTCAGCGAAGGGGCCCTGAGCACGCTCGCCGATACCGAAGTGGCAGCCATCCTGTCCCACGAGCGGGCTCATCTCCGGGCCCGCCACGATCTGGTCCTGGAAGCGTTCACGGCGGTCCACGCCGCGTTTCCGCGCCTGGTGCGCAGTGCCAACGCCCTGGGTGCGGTACAGCTGCTGGTCGAGCTGCTGGCCGACGACGCCGCCGTCCGCACGGTTGGTCGCACTCCCCTGGCCCGCGCTCTGGTGGCCTGTGCTTCCGGTCGTGCGCCGTCGGGCGCACTGGCCGCGGGCGGTCCCAGCACCGTGGTGCGGGTCCGGCGGTTGTCCGGCCGGGGCAACAGCCCACTGCTGTCCGCCGCCGCCTATCTGACCGCGGCGGCGGTGCTGGTGGTGCCCACTGTCGCGCTGGCCGTACCGTGGCTGACGGAGCTGCACCGGTTGGTCACCGCCTAG
- a CDS encoding BlaI/MecI/CopY family transcriptional regulator, whose protein sequence is MAKLTRLGDLERAVMDHLWSMAEPQTVRQVHEALSAHRDLAYTTVMTVLQRLAKKNLVSQLRDDRAHRYAPVHGRDELVAGLMVDALAQAEDSGGRQAALVHFVERVGADEADALRRALAELEANQRNSLSAGPPADD, encoded by the coding sequence ATGGCCAAGCTGACGCGGCTGGGGGATCTGGAACGCGCCGTGATGGACCACTTGTGGTCGATGGCGGAGCCCCAGACCGTTCGCCAAGTCCACGAGGCGTTGTCGGCGCACCGCGACCTTGCCTATACGACCGTCATGACCGTGTTGCAACGGCTGGCGAAGAAGAACCTGGTGTCCCAACTCCGGGACGACAGGGCGCATCGCTATGCGCCGGTGCACGGCCGCGACGAACTGGTGGCCGGGCTCATGGTTGACGCGCTGGCCCAGGCGGAAGACTCCGGCGGCCGGCAGGCCGCGCTGGTGCACTTCGTCGAGCGGGTCGGCGCGGACGAGGCCGACGCACTGCGCCGGGCCCTCGCCGAATTGGAAGCAAACCAACGCAATTCGCTATCTGCTGGACCTCCGGCCGACGACTGA
- a CDS encoding PaaI family thioesterase — translation MSSAPEQEFVAPFDSELGLQFTELTPDGARAQLEVKPKLLQPMGIVHGGVYCSMIESMASVAAYTWFNTQGAGGNVVGVNNSTDFLRAIKSGTVYGKAEPIHRGRLQQLWLVTITDDDDRLVARGQVRLQNLEA, via the coding sequence GTGTCGTCAGCGCCTGAGCAGGAATTCGTTGCACCCTTCGACAGTGAGCTGGGTCTGCAGTTCACCGAACTGACTCCCGATGGCGCCCGCGCGCAACTCGAGGTCAAGCCGAAACTGCTGCAGCCGATGGGCATCGTCCACGGCGGCGTCTACTGCTCGATGATCGAGAGCATGGCCAGCGTGGCCGCCTACACCTGGTTCAACACCCAGGGCGCCGGCGGAAACGTGGTCGGCGTCAACAACAGCACCGACTTCCTGCGCGCCATCAAGTCGGGAACGGTGTACGGCAAGGCCGAGCCCATCCACCGTGGCCGCCTGCAGCAGCTGTGGCTGGTCACCATCACCGACGACGACGACCGGTTGGTGGCGCGCGGCCAGGTACGCCTGCAGAACCTGGAGGCCTGA
- a CDS encoding APC family permease: protein MVFAGTGKPQEREVPVGPPPAEDADQAQLEALGFSSEFRRDMSPWANFSLGFTYLSPVVGIYTVFAFALATAGPAMIWSLLIVGAGQMLVALVFSEVVAQFPVAGGVYPWARRLWGRKWAWMTGWVYMFCLLALIADAAFGAGPYLAAMVGFRPTAQAKIYCALAVLAVATLINLTGTKILGYFAIFGFTAELIGALVVGIWLLISHRHHGLGVLFHSFGAQGEHSFLYAFLAASLIGLYQFFGFEACGDVAEEVRNPGIQIPKAMRRTIYIGGAASTFVCLSLVLSVTDFGAVIRGEDTNPISTVLSSAFGDLGSRVVLGIVLISFVSCALSLQAAASRLIFSYGRDDMILGSRLLARFDHKRHVPPYSLLAAVIIPAGLIIGTIVSEHPLNKLVSFGTVGVYLGFQMVVLAALRARSKGWKPSGKYRLGRWGLPINVGALAYGVAAIVNICWPRSPDAPWYDNYVVLLMAGLVIGFGLLYMASTRAHTKSDAPYADAIPER, encoded by the coding sequence GTGGTGTTTGCTGGTACGGGGAAACCCCAAGAACGCGAGGTGCCGGTCGGCCCGCCACCGGCTGAGGATGCGGATCAGGCCCAACTCGAGGCGCTCGGTTTCTCCTCGGAGTTCCGGCGGGACATGAGCCCGTGGGCGAACTTCTCGCTGGGCTTCACCTACCTGTCGCCCGTCGTCGGCATCTACACGGTGTTCGCGTTCGCGCTGGCCACCGCCGGTCCGGCGATGATCTGGAGCCTGCTGATCGTCGGCGCCGGCCAGATGCTCGTCGCGCTGGTGTTCAGCGAAGTGGTCGCACAGTTCCCGGTGGCCGGCGGCGTCTACCCGTGGGCGCGCCGGCTGTGGGGCCGCAAATGGGCGTGGATGACCGGCTGGGTGTACATGTTCTGCCTGTTGGCGCTCATCGCGGACGCGGCGTTCGGCGCGGGTCCCTACCTGGCGGCCATGGTCGGATTCCGTCCGACGGCGCAGGCCAAGATCTATTGTGCGCTGGCGGTTTTGGCGGTCGCCACGCTGATCAACCTGACCGGGACCAAGATACTGGGCTATTTCGCGATCTTCGGTTTCACCGCCGAACTCATCGGCGCGCTGGTGGTCGGCATCTGGTTGCTGATCTCCCACCGGCACCACGGGCTGGGAGTGCTGTTCCACAGCTTCGGCGCCCAGGGTGAACACAGCTTTCTGTACGCGTTTCTCGCCGCCAGCCTCATCGGTCTCTACCAGTTTTTCGGGTTCGAGGCGTGTGGCGACGTCGCCGAGGAGGTCCGCAACCCGGGGATTCAGATACCGAAGGCGATGCGTCGCACGATTTACATCGGCGGTGCGGCATCGACGTTCGTCTGCCTGAGCCTGGTCCTGTCGGTCACCGACTTCGGCGCGGTGATCCGCGGCGAGGACACCAACCCGATCTCGACCGTCCTGAGTTCGGCCTTCGGCGACCTCGGGTCCCGGGTGGTGCTCGGCATCGTGCTCATCTCGTTCGTGTCCTGCGCGCTGAGCCTGCAGGCCGCGGCCAGCCGGCTGATCTTCTCCTACGGCCGTGACGACATGATCCTGGGTTCTCGGTTGTTGGCGCGGTTCGACCACAAGCGGCACGTGCCGCCGTACTCGCTGCTGGCCGCTGTCATCATCCCGGCGGGATTGATCATCGGGACCATCGTCTCCGAGCACCCGCTCAACAAACTGGTCAGCTTCGGCACCGTGGGGGTGTACCTCGGGTTCCAGATGGTGGTGCTGGCCGCCCTGCGCGCCCGGTCCAAGGGCTGGAAGCCTTCGGGGAAATACCGGTTGGGCCGATGGGGATTGCCGATCAACGTCGGGGCGTTGGCGTACGGCGTCGCGGCGATCGTGAACATCTGCTGGCCCCGGTCCCCCGACGCGCCCTGGTACGACAACTATGTGGTGTTGCTGATGGCGGGACTGGTGATCGGCTTCGGACTGCTCTACATGGCGAGTACCCGGGCGCACACCAAGAGCGATGCGCCGTATGCCGACGCCATCCCGGAGCGGTGA
- a CDS encoding PPE family protein, with protein MYAGAGPGSLVTAAAAWSSLAAELKATAASYSAVIAELTGGPWVGPSSASMAAAAAPYASWITATAAQAEQTAGQMGAAIAAYESAFAATVPPAQIEVNRALLTALVDTNILGQNAAAIAATEAQYAQMWAQDAAAMLGYAGASAAATTLSPFTTPQQNTNPTGTATQAAAVSQAAAAPTQSTAAQLAAVPDLLNQLSTGTFPGSNALLDFFNSYPVQAFEQASEDTLGLGILSYGLNFAISGVLLTAAPMVAVAFNPLADSLSAPAAAAASDVTTPATGAPAGSAATGTSAGLGEAVNVGKLSVPPSWGTTPAVRLAATALPAAGLDGAPPGSVAPFYGGMSGFGGPVASVVNAPRGDQPRSRSRQKVIPAIAREPELVQDGLDDGPLGERDELNQLRRAVADVTRQRDVLKRTAATLIQEAAHK; from the coding sequence ATGTATGCCGGCGCGGGCCCGGGGTCACTCGTGACCGCGGCGGCGGCCTGGTCGTCGTTGGCTGCGGAGTTGAAGGCGACCGCGGCTTCGTATTCCGCGGTGATCGCCGAGCTGACCGGCGGACCGTGGGTGGGCCCGTCGTCGGCGTCGATGGCGGCCGCGGCGGCGCCCTATGCGTCCTGGATCACTGCCACCGCAGCCCAGGCCGAGCAGACGGCCGGGCAGATGGGCGCGGCCATCGCGGCCTACGAGTCCGCGTTCGCCGCAACCGTGCCGCCGGCCCAGATCGAGGTGAACCGGGCGTTGCTGACGGCATTGGTGGACACCAACATCCTGGGGCAGAACGCGGCGGCGATCGCGGCCACGGAGGCGCAATACGCCCAGATGTGGGCCCAGGATGCCGCCGCGATGCTCGGCTATGCCGGCGCCTCCGCGGCGGCCACGACGTTGTCGCCGTTCACCACACCGCAACAGAACACCAACCCGACCGGAACCGCCACGCAAGCCGCGGCGGTCAGTCAGGCCGCGGCCGCCCCGACCCAGTCGACCGCCGCCCAACTGGCCGCCGTCCCCGATCTGCTCAATCAGCTCTCCACCGGTACATTTCCCGGATCCAACGCGCTGCTCGACTTCTTCAACAGCTATCCCGTTCAGGCGTTCGAACAGGCCAGCGAGGACACCCTGGGCCTCGGAATCCTTTCCTACGGTTTGAATTTCGCCATATCCGGGGTGCTGCTGACGGCCGCGCCGATGGTCGCGGTGGCGTTCAACCCGCTCGCCGATTCGCTGAGCGCGCCGGCGGCCGCGGCGGCCTCGGACGTCACCACCCCGGCCACCGGCGCCCCGGCGGGCAGCGCCGCCACCGGGACATCGGCCGGCCTCGGTGAGGCGGTCAATGTGGGCAAGTTGTCCGTGCCCCCGTCCTGGGGCACGACGCCGGCGGTCCGGCTGGCGGCAACGGCACTGCCCGCGGCCGGCCTCGATGGCGCACCGCCGGGCTCGGTCGCGCCCTTCTACGGCGGCATGTCCGGGTTCGGCGGTCCGGTGGCCAGCGTGGTCAATGCGCCGAGAGGCGACCAGCCGCGTTCCCGGTCGCGGCAGAAGGTGATCCCCGCAATCGCGCGGGAGCCGGAGTTGGTGCAGGACGGGCTTGATGACGGTCCGCTCGGCGAACGGGACGAGCTCAACCAACTCCGGCGAGCGGTGGCCGATGTGACGCGGCAGCGGGACGTGCTCAAGCGCACGGCCGCGACGCTGATCCAGGAGGCGGCCCACAAGTAG